In the genome of Hyphobacterium sp. CCMP332, one region contains:
- the ftsA gene encoding cell division protein FtsA has product MEDKIVVGLDIGTTKIVAIVGRQNEYGKLEILGMGKSVSEGVIRGMVTNIDRTVHAIKSAIEQAEEQAGIDIRVVNVGIAGQHIRSSIHHGGMTRKDVETEITVQDVKSLTQDMYKTVIPPGSEIIHVMPQTYTVDYEEDIVDPVGMTGARLEADFHVITAQTNAINNINKCVKRAGLDIENLILEPIASSMSVLSEEEKEAGVALVDIGGGTTDIAIFHENIIRHTAVIPFGGNIITQDIKHGCMVMQNQAELLKTRFGKALTDEANDLEIISIPGLRNRPPKEISIKNLAGIIQARMEEITELVHSEIICSGYDQRLAGGIVITGGGSQLQNINQLFEYMTGMDCRIGYPNEHLGKSKIESVKSPMHATGVGLVLAGFKALDMRDKSHQLAENRQKDRPAFTDGGIFKKIMEKTKKILTDDLDEDVRY; this is encoded by the coding sequence ATGGAAGATAAAATCGTAGTTGGTCTGGATATAGGAACAACAAAAATCGTCGCGATAGTTGGGCGGCAAAATGAATATGGAAAACTCGAAATTCTCGGTATGGGTAAGTCTGTTTCGGAGGGTGTTATCCGCGGCATGGTTACCAATATCGACAGAACAGTTCACGCCATCAAAAGCGCAATTGAACAGGCTGAAGAGCAGGCGGGAATTGATATTCGGGTAGTTAATGTCGGCATTGCCGGTCAGCATATTCGTTCTTCAATCCATCATGGCGGTATGACACGTAAGGATGTAGAAACGGAAATCACGGTTCAGGATGTAAAATCTTTGACTCAGGATATGTACAAAACCGTGATTCCTCCCGGTAGTGAAATTATTCACGTAATGCCTCAAACCTACACAGTAGATTATGAGGAAGATATCGTAGACCCGGTAGGTATGACCGGAGCTAGGTTAGAAGCCGATTTTCATGTTATCACAGCACAGACTAATGCCATAAATAATATTAATAAATGTGTAAAACGAGCAGGCCTCGATATAGAAAACTTAATCCTCGAACCCATAGCTTCCAGCATGTCGGTTTTGAGCGAAGAAGAAAAAGAAGCAGGTGTAGCTCTCGTGGATATAGGTGGCGGTACCACAGACATCGCCATCTTCCACGAGAATATTATCAGACATACTGCTGTGATTCCTTTTGGTGGAAATATTATCACGCAGGATATTAAACACGGCTGTATGGTCATGCAAAATCAAGCCGAATTATTAAAAACCCGTTTTGGAAAGGCTTTAACCGATGAAGCCAATGATCTGGAGATTATATCCATTCCCGGTTTGAGAAACAGGCCACCAAAGGAAATATCCATTAAAAATCTGGCGGGAATTATTCAGGCCAGAATGGAGGAAATAACCGAATTGGTCCATTCTGAAATTATTTGTTCCGGTTACGATCAAAGACTGGCCGGTGGAATTGTCATCACTGGTGGCGGTTCACAACTTCAGAATATCAATCAATTGTTTGAATACATGACCGGTATGGATTGTCGTATCGGATATCCTAATGAGCATTTAGGAAAGAGTAAGATCGAATCTGTAAAAAGCCCAATGCATGCCACCGGTGTCGGACTGGTTCTGGCCGGTTTCAAAGCGTTGGATATGAGAGATAAATCGCACCAATTGGCAGAGAACAGGCAAAAAGATAGACCTGCATTTACCGATGGTGGTATTTTCAAGAAAATTATGGAGAAGACTAAAAAAATTCTCACGGATGACCTCGATGAGGACGTTCGCTATTAA
- the ftsZ gene encoding cell division protein FtsZ: MADHFSFDIPKQHKSIIKVIGVGGGGSNAVSHMYNQGIKDVEFIVCNTDMQALKSSPVPSKIQIGMHLTEGLGAGANPEKGRLAAQESKEEIRELLSNGTKMVFITAGMGGGTGTGAAPIIAEVCRDLGILTVGIVTKPFGFEGKKKKLFAEEGISLIKKHCDTVLVILNDKLREISGNLSIRDAFGQADNVLTNAAKSIAEIITVTSDINVDFEDVKTVMQNSGAAVMGSSITGGESRARRAAEEALSSPLLNQTEIHGAKKILLSIRFGEEAELTMDELSEITDYIEEKAGDEAEVIFGQGLDSTLGENICVTVIATGFDENSKQSGSYDFEEKRKVIDMDSGKEINAEDEEPKEEEENNSTIYTDDEGLENDTPASNPARRTHEWDIQQGSIPFDEEPTIRRRSPEEVEQEKPGAPYAESVSKDRLIRQALERRKKLENKSLNGQNGLEPDEFKERLEKPAYQRKKVEFKPVPESSERKISRYNLNDDNELLGDNKFLHDNVD, from the coding sequence ATGGCTGATCATTTTTCATTTGATATTCCCAAGCAGCACAAATCCATTATCAAGGTCATTGGCGTTGGTGGTGGGGGTAGTAATGCGGTGAGTCACATGTACAACCAGGGGATAAAAGACGTAGAATTTATTGTATGCAATACAGACATGCAGGCATTAAAAAGCAGTCCTGTACCGAGTAAAATTCAGATTGGGATGCACCTGACTGAAGGTCTCGGGGCAGGGGCCAATCCGGAAAAGGGAAGATTGGCTGCACAGGAAAGCAAAGAAGAGATTCGCGAACTTCTTAGTAATGGTACCAAAATGGTTTTCATTACGGCAGGAATGGGCGGAGGTACCGGTACAGGTGCAGCTCCTATTATTGCAGAAGTTTGCAGAGATCTGGGAATCCTGACCGTTGGTATTGTGACTAAACCCTTTGGTTTTGAAGGCAAAAAGAAGAAACTATTTGCCGAAGAAGGTATTTCATTGATAAAAAAACATTGCGATACGGTTCTGGTGATTCTAAATGACAAATTGCGTGAAATATCGGGTAATTTATCCATTCGGGATGCATTTGGACAAGCGGATAATGTTTTGACCAATGCAGCAAAAAGCATTGCTGAAATCATTACAGTTACTTCCGATATCAACGTGGATTTTGAAGATGTAAAAACGGTGATGCAAAATTCTGGCGCTGCAGTGATGGGCTCCAGCATTACAGGAGGCGAAAGCAGGGCGCGACGAGCTGCTGAAGAAGCCCTTTCCTCTCCTCTTCTAAACCAAACCGAAATACATGGGGCTAAGAAAATACTTCTTTCCATCCGCTTTGGTGAAGAAGCCGAACTAACCATGGATGAATTAAGTGAAATCACCGATTATATCGAAGAAAAAGCCGGTGATGAAGCTGAGGTTATTTTCGGACAAGGACTGGATTCTACTCTGGGGGAAAATATCTGTGTAACCGTGATTGCGACGGGTTTTGATGAAAATTCCAAACAATCCGGATCTTACGATTTTGAGGAAAAAAGGAAAGTCATCGACATGGATTCCGGAAAGGAAATAAATGCCGAAGATGAAGAACCGAAAGAAGAGGAAGAAAATAATTCCACAATTTATACCGATGATGAGGGTTTGGAAAATGATACACCCGCATCGAATCCGGCGAGGAGAACTCATGAATGGGATATTCAGCAAGGATCAATTCCCTTTGATGAAGAGCCAACTATTCGAAGACGAAGTCCCGAAGAAGTCGAACAAGAGAAACCCGGGGCACCTTATGCGGAGTCTGTTTCAAAGGATCGTTTGATCAGACAGGCATTGGAAAGACGCAAAAAGCTGGAAAATAAATCACTCAATGGCCAGAATGGTTTAGAACCCGATGAGTTTAAAGAGCGTCTCGAAAAACCCGCCTATCAAAGGAAAAAGGTAGAGTTTAAACCTGTACCCGAATCTTCTGAAAGGAAAATTTCGAGATATAATCTAAACGATGATAATGAACTTCTTGGAGACAACAAGTTCTTACATGACAATGTAGATTAA
- a CDS encoding cell division protein FtsQ, with amino-acid sequence MAKIKLNIDGLKRSLNQLFQKPVNLILTFLSMVVLISFVGKKHNTRLVDDVKITILDEDDNFFLDDVDIFNLMTLDGSEWVVGQEIGLVDLKKLETRLNRNPYLRKTEIFIDMKGVINVKAWMKKPLARIIPKRGAQAYLCEDHSLMPLSQRYSSRVMLLRGQGVDYIINEDSLKSEFGKQLIRFIETVDADPFLQAQIAEIEIEKDKEIILYPQVTKQYIEFGELNDFEAKIEKLNIFYSDILPYKGWNTYDRVSLKFKNQIVCE; translated from the coding sequence ATGGCTAAGATTAAATTAAATATCGACGGACTTAAGCGCAGTTTGAATCAACTTTTTCAAAAGCCTGTGAATTTGATATTGACCTTTTTATCAATGGTGGTTCTCATCAGTTTTGTTGGTAAAAAGCACAATACTCGATTGGTTGATGATGTCAAAATCACCATTCTGGATGAAGATGATAATTTTTTCCTCGATGATGTGGACATTTTTAATCTAATGACACTCGATGGAAGTGAATGGGTTGTGGGTCAGGAAATCGGGCTGGTGGACTTAAAAAAACTGGAGACTCGACTAAACAGAAATCCATATCTACGCAAGACCGAAATTTTTATAGATATGAAGGGGGTGATTAATGTAAAGGCATGGATGAAAAAACCATTGGCACGAATAATTCCAAAACGAGGAGCACAAGCTTACCTATGTGAAGATCATAGTCTAATGCCATTGAGTCAAAGGTATTCATCCAGAGTAATGCTATTGCGCGGGCAGGGAGTGGATTATATTATAAACGAAGACAGTCTCAAAAGCGAATTTGGAAAGCAACTCATCCGCTTTATTGAAACGGTTGATGCAGACCCTTTTTTGCAGGCACAAATTGCTGAAATAGAAATTGAAAAAGACAAGGAAATAATACTTTACCCACAGGTGACCAAACAATACATAGAATTTGGAGAGCTCAATGATTTTGAAGCGAAAATTGAAAAGCTCAATATTTTCTACAGTGATATTCTGCCTTACAAAGGTTGGAACACCTATGATAGAGTTAGTTTAAAATTTAAGAATCAAATAGTCTGTGAATAA